One Salvia miltiorrhiza cultivar Shanhuang (shh) chromosome 6, IMPLAD_Smil_shh, whole genome shotgun sequence genomic window, tcattccccTTATCTGCTACCCCATTCTGCCCATCCTCTGCAACTGTTGAATCTATGCTGTGATCCTTTGTGCAGACTACACTAGCCTGCTCAGTCACAGTGGGGAAAACCGGCATATGAAGAGGATTGATCAGCGGGAGAGGGAGATGTTGTAAGCCCCCATACTGTATCAGCTGTGGATTAGTAGTGTTCAAGTCGTATCCATAACAGTTGGCAAATAAATAATGGTTGGGGTAGTGGAAGGACATCAACCCATTAGTAGGGACGGCTGGCCAAGAAACTGGAGCTTGATGGTAATAAGCCATTGTTGGGGCCTGATAAATGGGATACGGTATAGTCTGATTCTGCATCCTAGCAGGAAGCACGCTTTGAGGCTGAGCATCCACACTGGCATTTGGTTTCCGGCTCTCACAATATATGGTTGTTTCTGCAGGCAAACTGCTCAATGCATTGGTTGCTCCAGAGGCTAGTTCCTGGCTGTTAGCATCTTGTGCTCTTGTTGTGATCTGATCATCCACAACTTTGTGACACTCAGCAAACCTACTTTCAAGACAATGCAGCATATCTCTTCCCTCAGAGGTTTGGCTAGATTCTTCTGAATCTGATGTGGACGATGATTCCAGATTTTGGCGGTTTGAGGAGGATGTATTGCTGTCGCCTTCACTGAGGCAAGAAGAGCAGCTGTCGGAGTTGGATGAGCTGCTCAGCACCGACCCTACCGTCCTGAGTGGAGGTCTAGCCATGAAACGTAACTCGCCATCCTCAGCTTCTTCTACCTTTATGTAATTCTCAGACTTTTCCATTGAATGAAATCCATTCTCTGTGTCTCTGCAAGTACCATTTCCAGATTTGGCCAAGTCCCCCAGTTCATTGTCCTCGTTATTAGTTTCAATCAAAATATCTGTCAATTCACTAGAAGTAGCAGTACTAGATGATTCAAGAACTTGATCAGATTCAGTAGTTTCAACTTTGGGCATCAAGGCGACATCAGAAGCTGAGTTGCTTGGCACACGTTTTTTTTGTGAATCCAAAGGTTCCCAGACTTTCTTTGTAACAGGTGAGTTGCCACAGTTGACATTGGCTTTAACTCGCCCATTATTCTCGCGTGCGCAATCAACTTGAGTGCACTTCCCACGATAATATGATTGTGAAATATCACATGAAGATTCCCATTTATTCACATATTTAGGCTCTCCTGTTGATCTCATCATATGCGACTCTGGCCTTGCTCGATAGTCATTAGGATGGTTACAGCTACAAACATGGGAATCACATCTTTCACCTACTCTGTTATTGGTACATTGAAGTTTTTCACTCAAATTTGGGCCATTTCTAGGGTTGAACTTTGCAGCATTCTTTCGTAACTGCTTATTGAAGCAATTATTGATTCTTGTAGATTCAGAACCATCAGCATGAAATCTTGATTCATGCTTGCCTATAGTGAGTTCACTCTCTGACGGTGCTGCACCCTTTCTCCTATCAGACCACTTTGAGGTCAAATCCTGTTCGATATCTTTATGTAACCTTGGTTTCCTGCGAGAATACCTATAGTGATTATGTGGCAAAGAGGTGTTAAAATCTCTGGTGTTGCCAGATTCCTCTTCCAAAATATCTTCATGGTGATTTCCCATATGTGGCAAAGAGGTGTTAAAATCTCTGGTGTTGCCAGATTCCTCTTCCAAAATATCATCATGGTGATTTCCCATATTTGGAGAACTGTAATCCATCAATAATTGGTCATCTTGGATATCAGGGGACAGAGGACTGGATGGGGGGGTTGCTTCCCCTGTTTCCATCGCACAATCTCTGGTGTTCCCAGTATTAACGCCTTCATCAGCACAAGGTTCTGCCTCATCTCGAGTATCGAGAACCACAGCATCTGTATTCGATTCAGCACAtctcttttctttgttttctttctctcttAACCTTTCCTTTCTGCGCagttttttttccctttcttttATTCTCCTACGTTCCTTGCGCTCTTCATCTTCACGCTtctccttttcttcttcttcaagtaGTTTCATCtgtaaatataaatttgaatGGGAAAAGCAAGGATTAATCCAAATTCAGGAAAAATATTGAAGTAGATAGTTAGTTAGTTGCGTCAGACTAAATATTACGGGTGAAAGCACCTGCTTTTCTAAAGTGATGATTTCTTTGCACGCCACATGCACACGCTCTTCCAGCAATTTCAAAGCAAGACAAACAAAAATACTGTGTGCATTTTGTCGGGCAGTTCCGTCCCTAAAAGCCTTCTCAACCTACAGGAACACCTGCCAAGTTAGGAAACGTCGTAGAGCGAATAACAAGTCCATGCTCTAAAGAAAACATTAAGCCAGCTCATAGACATATATTACTCCaagataaaattaattaaatttgtacTTCAGTCTATAACAATACTAGTACTTCGTGGGTTCCTTAAGATTCAAATGATCATTCGTGTTGGGAACTCGAAAAGAATTCTGACTGCATGTAAATTTCAAAACACAAATTGTAAGGAAGGAGAAATAAACATAATAAACATGCCTGTTCCTTGAAGATGACAGTTGCAGCATCTAGGAGAAATTCTCGAGCAAGTTCAGGACTCTTTGCATGTTTCTGGGGACGAGAGCACTCGCCATCAAGCTCATTTCCATCCTTATCCATGGAGTCATCATCCTGAAAATGACATTGGTATTAGTTATAAGTCATAATATCAGGGAAGAAATAGACTTAATAGGAATGGAGTAATTGAGGAGAAAACATGAGGCAATTTCTTCTTTTCAACAAGCTTACCTCTTCTTCCTCGGCCTCCTCTGCATGCTCAAAGAATCTTCTGATATTTTCCCCAATAATAACTGTTACATATCCATTACCAACAGCTAGCCTGCAATGAACACATTGTTGCCCTCGCAAAGCATGAGCTTTCACACACAGTTCATTGCATCGTCCATCCATTTTCCAAGCCCTTAGAGTTATGTAGCAAGCACTCAGACCACTTAGATCTAGACCATTCACTTGAACCCTTAAACTCAGCCCAACATTTTTAAAATCCAAGATATCAGATTTTCCTTCTCCAGTTCCAATAGCCCATTCAAAGTGATGATACGTTCCACAAGCATCTAAAAATGTTTGATGCCAATCAGCTCGAACTGTATCATGAGAAACCTGAGAATTGAAATAGAAGATGCATCATTATTCCAGCAGTATTGTAGGAAGGATATCAAATTTCCAAAGGATGCATAGATAATCCAGATTGTGCACCTCATATTGGAAGACGGAATCTGCTACACAAAACCAGCTGGTACAGCGAGGATCCTTTCTCATGCGCTTCAGCTCTTTCAGATCCTTAAATTCACGTATCACATTTCTTCGACAATCTCTACAAAACCTTTTGCTGTCAAACCTGCAAACAAGGGATTTAGAAGTTTCTTTTGCATTGAACTCAAATGGAACTGTCCTTAAACCAACACTGATAAGAACTTCATGACATTGACCTATTTCAAAGAATTTATGTCATAAGTTGCATCAACTTTTCGAGTATAAGGCAGATTTTATGTCTTAATGCAACATTATATGCTTATCACATTCATTTGCCTGACTTAAGTTAAGTCCTAAGCAAATGAACGTGTCACTCCAAGCTAATTCAACCTTCTAAAATGTGAAGAAACTATTCAGATGATAAAATTATCACAAAACTCACCATTCCCTAATACTCTGAAGATGATTACAGCAAATTTTAATCATGAGATAACTTTTTGATAGCAGTGCTTCACACCAATTTATAAAGGCTGAAGCATCTCTTGTAGTAATAAAAATTCAGGTAACTTACTTTGGTAGTGTGAATGTGTGATAATACCTGGCTAAGTGGGAACTGAACTAACTTCTAGTACTATAAGTTTGACAATCAACAAACAAGGATGGTGCTAGCATCACAACTTCTACTAATCTTTTGGTCGGACATTGAGTTAATTATTAAGATAGCATAAGACTAAACTTATAAAAGAATCTGTACCATGTCTTTAATTTCAGCTGAATATTGCACCCTAAGTTAATCTTTAAAaactccgtccacgaaatagtGTCCCGTTTGAGGGTGGACACAGGTTTTAATCAAGTTGTTAAAGTTGTTGCAAGTAGAATAAATGTACAATTTGTAGAGGTAGTGTTAGTACAAAAAAGTAGAATAGAAAtacattattagttaaaaaatggaataaaagtactccctccgtcccatgaatcttgacacgtttggattcggcacgggaattaaggagttgtagattagtgttttaagtgtgtagttaataaaatataaaagtgataaagtaggagagagaaggtaataaaagtgataaaataggagagagagagagagagagtaataaaagtgataaagcaggagagagaaggtaataattattacccaaaatggaaacgtgtcaagattcgtgggacggagggagtacaatttatagttaaatataggAGAAAAGGTATGATGTGATAGTTCAAAAG contains:
- the LOC130988752 gene encoding uncharacterized protein LOC130988752 isoform X2, translated to MTGYGRGHGTRETCALHTARLSVETLVDFWSALGEETRQSLLRMKEEDFIERLMYRFDSKRFCRDCRRNVIREFKDLKELKRMRKDPRCTSWFCVADSVFQYEVSHDTVRADWHQTFLDACGTYHHFEWAIGTGEGKSDILDFKNVGLSLRVQVNGLDLSGLSACYITLRAWKMDGRCNELCVKAHALRGQQCVHCRLAVGNGYVTVIIGENIRRFFEHAEEAEEEEDDDSMDKDGNELDGECSRPQKHAKSPELAREFLLDAATVIFKEQVEKAFRDGTARQNAHSIFVCLALKLLEERVHVACKEIITLEKQMKLLEEEEKEKREDEERKERRRIKEREKKLRRKERLREKENKEKRCAESNTDAVVLDTRDEAEPCADEGVNTGNTRDCAMETGEATPPSSPLSPDIQDDQLLMDYSSPNMGNHHDDILEEESGNTRDFNTSLPHMGNHHEDILEEESGNTRDFNTSLPHNHYRYSRRKPRLHKDIEQDLTSKWSDRRKGAAPSESELTIGKHESRFHADGSESTRINNCFNKQLRKNAAKFNPRNGPNLSEKLQCTNNRVGERCDSHVCSCNHPNDYRARPESHMMRSTGEPKYVNKWESSCDISQSYYRGKCTQVDCARENNGRVKANVNCGNSPVTKKVWEPLDSQKKRVPSNSASDVALMPKVETTESDQVLESSSTATSSELTDILIETNNEDNELGDLAKSGNGTCRDTENGFHSMEKSENYIKVEEAEDGELRFMARPPLRTVGSVLSSSSNSDSCSSCLSEGDSNTSSSNRQNLESSSTSDSEESSQTSEGRDMLHCLESRFAECHKVVDDQITTRAQDANSQELASGATNALSSLPAETTIYCESRKPNASVDAQPQSVLPARMQNQTIPYPIYQAPTMAYYHQAPVSWPAVPTNGLMSFHYPNHYLFANCYGYDLNTTNPQLIQYGGLQHLPLPLINPLHMPVFPTVTEQASVVCTKDHSIDSTVAEDGQNGVADKGNDDFSLFHFGGPVGFKAEAVILKGNSSEKSPDPCSRKESIEEYNLFAASNGIKFSIF
- the LOC130988752 gene encoding uncharacterized protein LOC130988752 isoform X1 — protein: MPGIAQKINVCGGSNGTVYHNSLLGNSALPYHSFNGSSVSANGFWPKHRDDMSYNQLQKFWCELSTQARQKLVRIDKQTLFEHARKNMYCSRCNGLLLEGFLQLVLYGKSLQQDATSGHYSGRTMKNQNCGNLCIDSECQDNVIDPSLHPWGGLTTAREGTLTLLDCYLHSKSLKGLQNVFDSARARERERKLLYPDACGGGGRGWISQGMTGYGRGHGTRETCALHTARLSVETLVDFWSALGEETRQSLLRMKEEDFIERLMYRFDSKRFCRDCRRNVIREFKDLKELKRMRKDPRCTSWFCVADSVFQYEVSHDTVRADWHQTFLDACGTYHHFEWAIGTGEGKSDILDFKNVGLSLRVQVNGLDLSGLSACYITLRAWKMDGRCNELCVKAHALRGQQCVHCRLAVGNGYVTVIIGENIRRFFEHAEEAEEEEDDDSMDKDGNELDGECSRPQKHAKSPELAREFLLDAATVIFKEQVEKAFRDGTARQNAHSIFVCLALKLLEERVHVACKEIITLEKQMKLLEEEEKEKREDEERKERRRIKEREKKLRRKERLREKENKEKRCAESNTDAVVLDTRDEAEPCADEGVNTGNTRDCAMETGEATPPSSPLSPDIQDDQLLMDYSSPNMGNHHDDILEEESGNTRDFNTSLPHMGNHHEDILEEESGNTRDFNTSLPHNHYRYSRRKPRLHKDIEQDLTSKWSDRRKGAAPSESELTIGKHESRFHADGSESTRINNCFNKQLRKNAAKFNPRNGPNLSEKLQCTNNRVGERCDSHVCSCNHPNDYRARPESHMMRSTGEPKYVNKWESSCDISQSYYRGKCTQVDCARENNGRVKANVNCGNSPVTKKVWEPLDSQKKRVPSNSASDVALMPKVETTESDQVLESSSTATSSELTDILIETNNEDNELGDLAKSGNGTCRDTENGFHSMEKSENYIKVEEAEDGELRFMARPPLRTVGSVLSSSSNSDSCSSCLSEGDSNTSSSNRQNLESSSTSDSEESSQTSEGRDMLHCLESRFAECHKVVDDQITTRAQDANSQELASGATNALSSLPAETTIYCESRKPNASVDAQPQSVLPARMQNQTIPYPIYQAPTMAYYHQAPVSWPAVPTNGLMSFHYPNHYLFANCYGYDLNTTNPQLIQYGGLQHLPLPLINPLHMPVFPTVTEQASVVCTKDHSIDSTVAEDGQNGVADKGNDDFSLFHFGGPVGFKAEAVILKGNSSEKSPDPCSRKESIEEYNLFAASNGIKFSIF